A region from the Deinococcus radiotolerans genome encodes:
- a CDS encoding sensor histidine kinase, with the protein MPEPDRAPLWDLTQQSRANLLTALLPMLLSVALIVAAFLPARRTLTYNDVAWNTTSYQQLLTTLVHYAAVEVQATVAPAQLDEERRRVVQLLDGAQDRYPHLQEREQEAQVQLRNIRPLIDQRTPQATQEALRIAVELDAANSQFQEGLGRSLQLELRGLESTMLLAGLISGLMGSVLILAALNRAGHERRSREHSETQQREALGMAAHELRRPMQALLLATEALRHTDNLRAREKLLRSIEDAAEQLASRSELEQLDARYVRMTGAPAPTDLTALVARHENLRVRVRRPSAPLLWTVDAAQVQQIIENLVENACKYSSGPVTVTLDPPSATWGPVIRVTDHGPGLHPSLHEQAFQIGTRLATHVPGRGLGLPLSRRLAQVNRAEITLHDTPGGGLDVRVAFHRTD; encoded by the coding sequence GTGCCTGAACCGGACCGCGCGCCCCTGTGGGACCTGACGCAGCAGAGCCGAGCGAACCTGCTCACGGCCCTGCTGCCCATGCTGCTGTCGGTCGCGCTGATCGTCGCGGCGTTCCTGCCCGCCCGGCGCACCCTGACGTACAACGACGTGGCCTGGAACACCACGTCGTACCAGCAGCTGCTGACCACGCTGGTGCACTACGCGGCCGTGGAGGTCCAGGCGACCGTGGCCCCCGCGCAGCTGGACGAGGAGCGCCGCAGGGTCGTGCAGCTGCTGGACGGCGCCCAGGACCGGTACCCGCACCTGCAGGAGCGGGAGCAGGAGGCGCAGGTGCAGCTGCGGAACATCCGGCCCCTGATCGACCAACGCACCCCGCAGGCCACGCAGGAGGCCCTGCGGATCGCGGTGGAGCTCGACGCGGCGAACAGTCAGTTTCAGGAGGGCCTGGGCCGCAGCCTGCAACTGGAACTGCGGGGTCTGGAGAGCACGATGCTGCTGGCCGGTCTGATCAGCGGCCTGATGGGCAGCGTGCTGATCCTGGCGGCCCTGAACCGCGCCGGGCACGAGCGCCGCAGCCGCGAGCACAGCGAGACGCAGCAGCGCGAGGCGCTGGGCATGGCCGCGCATGAACTGCGCCGCCCCATGCAGGCGCTGCTGCTGGCCACCGAGGCCCTGCGGCACACCGACAACCTGCGCGCGCGGGAGAAACTGCTGCGCAGCATCGAGGACGCGGCCGAGCAGCTTGCCAGCCGCAGCGAGCTGGAACAGCTGGACGCCCGGTACGTGCGCATGACGGGCGCGCCGGCTCCCACGGACCTCACGGCGCTCGTGGCGCGGCACGAGAACCTGCGCGTGCGGGTGCGGCGTCCGTCCGCGCCGCTGCTGTGGACGGTGGACGCCGCGCAGGTGCAGCAGATCATCGAGAACCTCGTGGAGAACGCCTGCAAGTACAGCAGCGGGCCGGTCACGGTCACGCTGGACCCGCCGTCGGCCACGTGGGGGCCGGTCATCCGCGTGACCGATCACGGGCCGGGCCTGCATCCCAGCCTGCACGAGCAGGCGTTCCAGATCGGCACGCGTCTCGCCACGCACGTGCCCGGGCGTGGCCTGGGTTTGCCGCTCTCGCGGCGGCTGGCGCAGGTGAACCGCGCGGAGATCACCCTGCATGACACGCCGGGCGGCGGCCTGGACGTCCGCGTGGCCTTCCACCGGACCGACTGA
- the mltG gene encoding endolytic transglycosylase MltG — translation MRRGGAGCLRVLAIFTLLLFGAVGGALWYVRGLLGPAGGAPYTLTVKPGDTLAGVASTLQERRIVKNGDVLRFLMKRSGTAGSLKEGLYDLNGQMTAEQVAAKLAGPARIPTVSVTIPEGRRVRDLPAIFQKAGFDGAAILKVLNDAALSPYASGKQQNLEGFLFPATYDLRPQATPQQVVQTLLDRMSREFTPERVASAKKLGLSVRDWVILASMVQAEAANDTEMPVIAGVFLNRLRDGMTLGSDPTVAYGLGKNLPELDRSAGDFTKDTPYSTYTRAGLPAGPINNPGEAALLAVLQPRRTLTDGRDAVYFLHGLNGKIYVNHTFAEHNRDIARYR, via the coding sequence GTGAGACGCGGCGGGGCCGGGTGCCTGCGCGTCCTGGCGATCTTCACGCTGCTGCTGTTCGGCGCGGTGGGCGGCGCCCTGTGGTACGTGCGCGGCCTGCTGGGCCCGGCGGGCGGCGCCCCGTACACCCTGACGGTCAAACCCGGCGACACCCTGGCCGGCGTGGCCTCCACCCTCCAGGAGCGGCGCATCGTGAAGAACGGGGACGTGCTGCGCTTCCTGATGAAACGCAGCGGCACGGCCGGCAGCCTCAAGGAGGGCCTGTACGACCTGAACGGCCAGATGACCGCCGAGCAGGTCGCCGCGAAACTCGCCGGGCCCGCCCGCATCCCCACCGTGAGTGTCACGATCCCCGAGGGCCGGCGCGTGCGTGACCTGCCCGCCATCTTCCAGAAGGCCGGATTTGACGGCGCGGCCATCCTGAAGGTCCTGAATGACGCGGCCCTCAGCCCCTACGCCAGCGGCAAGCAGCAGAACCTCGAAGGATTCCTGTTCCCCGCCACGTACGACCTGCGCCCCCAGGCGACGCCGCAGCAGGTCGTGCAGACCCTGCTGGACCGCATGAGCCGGGAATTCACGCCCGAACGCGTCGCCAGCGCGAAGAAACTGGGCCTGAGTGTCCGCGACTGGGTGATCCTGGCCAGCATGGTGCAGGCCGAAGCCGCGAACGACACCGAGATGCCCGTCATTGCCGGGGTGTTCCTGAACCGCCTGCGCGACGGCATGACCCTCGGCAGCGACCCCACCGTCGCCTACGGGCTGGGCAAGAACCTGCCGGAACTGGACCGCAGCGCCGGGGACTTCACAAAGGACACCCCGTACTCCACGTACACCCGCGCCGGACTGCCCGCCGGGCCCATCAACAATCCCGGCGAGGCCGCGCTGCTGGCGGTGCTGCAACCCAGGCGCACCCTGACGGACGGCCGGGACGCCGTGTACTTCCTGCACGGCCTGAACGGCAAGATCTACGTGAATCACACGTTCGCCGAACACAACCGGGACATCGCCCGCTACCGCTGA
- a CDS encoding SulP family inorganic anion transporter, with amino-acid sequence MTPQSLTRAQQYRREWLAQPRADILAGLVVALALIPEAIAFSIIAGVDPQVGLYASFIIAIVTAFIGGRPGMISAATGAMALLMTGLVKDHGLAYLFAASVLTGALQVAFGWAGLARYLKFVPRSVMTGFVNALAILIFLAQLPQLIGANVQTYAMLAAGLAIIYLLPRVFRAVPSALVAIVTLTAVSVLTGADVRTVGDMGTLPGTLPPLALPQVPLTLETLGIILPVSLTLALVGLLESLLTAQLIDERTDTTSDKNTEARAQGAANIITGFFGGMAGCAMIGQSMINVTNGGRGRLSTFTAGLGLLILILALQPLLVQIPMAALVAVMIVVSVSTFDWRSLRDLRVTPRGEVLVMLSTVAVTVFTHDLSRGVLVGVILSALLFARQVSNASRVTVSDTGGLRTYHVQGQLFFVSTHDFLRQFDFTHGGPVVIDLSGAHLWDGSAVAALDKVLTRFTRQGQPPTLLGLNEASATLFRRLSSPGGASAGH; translated from the coding sequence ATGACTCCACAATCCCTGACCCGCGCGCAGCAGTACCGGCGCGAATGGCTGGCTCAACCCCGCGCGGACATCCTGGCCGGTCTGGTCGTCGCGCTGGCCCTGATTCCCGAGGCGATCGCGTTCTCAATCATTGCGGGCGTGGACCCGCAGGTGGGCCTGTACGCGTCGTTCATCATCGCGATCGTCACGGCGTTCATCGGCGGACGGCCCGGCATGATCAGCGCCGCGACCGGCGCGATGGCGCTGCTCATGACCGGCCTCGTGAAAGACCACGGACTGGCGTACCTGTTCGCCGCGAGCGTCCTGACGGGCGCCCTGCAGGTCGCGTTCGGCTGGGCGGGCCTGGCCCGTTATCTGAAGTTCGTGCCGCGCAGCGTCATGACCGGCTTCGTGAACGCCCTGGCCATCCTGATCTTCCTGGCGCAGCTGCCGCAGCTGATCGGCGCGAACGTGCAGACGTACGCGATGCTCGCGGCCGGGCTGGCCATCATCTACCTGCTGCCCCGCGTGTTCCGCGCGGTGCCCAGCGCCCTGGTCGCCATCGTGACCCTGACCGCCGTGTCGGTCCTGACCGGCGCGGACGTCCGCACCGTGGGGGACATGGGAACCCTGCCGGGCACGCTGCCGCCCCTGGCGCTGCCGCAGGTGCCGCTGACCCTGGAGACGCTGGGCATCATCCTGCCCGTCTCGCTGACGCTGGCGCTCGTGGGTCTGCTGGAGAGCCTGCTGACCGCGCAGCTCATCGACGAACGCACCGACACCACCAGCGACAAGAACACCGAGGCCCGCGCGCAGGGCGCGGCGAACATCATCACCGGGTTCTTCGGCGGAATGGCCGGATGCGCCATGATTGGCCAGAGCATGATCAACGTCACCAACGGCGGCCGCGGGCGACTGTCCACCTTTACGGCAGGCCTGGGCCTGCTGATCCTGATTCTGGCACTGCAACCCCTGCTCGTGCAGATTCCCATGGCGGCCCTCGTGGCGGTCATGATCGTCGTGTCGGTCAGCACCTTCGACTGGCGCAGCCTGCGTGACCTGCGCGTCACGCCCCGGGGCGAGGTGCTCGTCATGCTGAGCACCGTGGCTGTCACGGTTTTCACGCACGACCTCAGCCGGGGCGTGCTGGTGGGCGTGATCCTCAGCGCGCTGCTGTTCGCCCGGCAGGTCTCGAACGCGTCCCGCGTGACCGTCAGCGACACCGGCGGTCTGCGCACGTATCACGTGCAGGGGCAGCTGTTCTTCGTGAGCACGCACGACTTCCTGCGGCAGTTCGACTTCACGCACGGGGGCCCCGTCGTGATCGACCTGAGCGGCGCGCACCTCTGGGACGGGTCCGCCGTGGCCGCGCTGGACAAGGTCCTGACCCGGTTTACCCGCCAGGGCCAGCCCCCCACCCTGCTGGGCCTGAACGAGGCGTCCGCGACCCTCTTCCGCCGCCTGAGCAGCCCCGGTGGCGCCTCCGCCGGGCACTGA
- a CDS encoding cation:proton antiporter yields MTLGRGTWRAWMWGAALLGAALGQGAAEGTAAHAGPPEFLVQLTLLLAVSALAAYGSFRLRLLPIIGFLIAGVLVGPGALGLIRDPELISAASEVGVMLLLFTIGIEFSLERLSRIARLIFLGGGLQVGLTLLAAAGALLAVGVGAADAVFTGCLVALSSTAIVMKLLGERGETNARTGQVSLGILIFQDLAVVLMVLLIPMLAGQGGGAGGVLLALAKAAGIIVLVLVAARRVVPPLMEVVARTCSTEIFLLAVVALCFGTASLTALAGVSLALGAFLAGLLVSESRYGAQAMGEILPLQILFSAAFFLSVGLQLDLGFVAGNLGLVLGAAALIALLKVVVTSVSVRLLGEDWRTALPVALLTGQVGEFSFVLATTGAALGLSFAGLGERGTGVFIAATVLLMAFTPALAALAGPLLTRLPSPAPARTPGADPDADGGSHGLPVRDRVVFLGYGAHARLAARALSRAGQPYSVVTRSPDGASELQGRGAPVLIADYTRAGLLRDLSIDSARAVVIADDDTEMTERTLSVLRTVAPQVQVITRASSAEGFAGLQALGAQHVLSAHKEVAAGILDLLTPPEVTRAELSRHLAEHPPVTLSATQRAQCEHAAHNAGPVTPEADVCLECVAAGDTWVHLRVCMTCGHVGCCDSSKNRHATRHAQGQGHPVIRSAEPGEDWAYCYEHRWTK; encoded by the coding sequence ATGACGCTCGGACGCGGGACATGGCGGGCTTGGATGTGGGGGGCGGCGCTGCTGGGCGCGGCGCTGGGTCAGGGCGCGGCCGAGGGGACGGCGGCGCACGCGGGCCCACCGGAGTTTCTGGTGCAGCTGACGCTGCTGCTGGCCGTGTCCGCGCTGGCTGCTTACGGGTCGTTCCGGCTGCGGCTGCTGCCGATCATCGGGTTCCTGATTGCCGGGGTGCTGGTGGGCCCCGGCGCGCTGGGCCTCATCCGCGACCCGGAGCTGATCTCGGCGGCGTCCGAGGTGGGCGTGATGCTGCTGCTGTTCACCATCGGGATTGAGTTCAGCCTGGAGCGCCTGTCGCGGATCGCGCGGCTGATCTTCCTGGGGGGCGGGTTGCAGGTGGGCCTGACCCTGCTGGCGGCGGCGGGCGCGCTGCTGGCAGTGGGCGTGGGCGCCGCGGACGCGGTGTTCACCGGGTGCCTTGTGGCGCTGTCGAGCACCGCGATCGTGATGAAACTGCTGGGCGAGCGGGGCGAGACGAACGCCCGCACCGGGCAGGTCAGCCTGGGCATCCTGATCTTTCAGGATCTGGCGGTGGTGCTGATGGTCCTCCTGATTCCCATGCTGGCCGGGCAGGGCGGCGGGGCGGGCGGGGTGCTGCTGGCGCTGGCGAAGGCAGCGGGGATCATCGTGCTGGTGCTGGTCGCGGCGCGGCGGGTGGTGCCGCCCCTGATGGAGGTCGTGGCGCGGACGTGCAGCACGGAAATCTTCCTGCTGGCGGTCGTGGCGCTGTGCTTCGGGACGGCCAGCCTGACCGCGCTGGCCGGCGTGAGCCTGGCGCTGGGCGCGTTCCTGGCGGGCCTGCTGGTTAGCGAGAGCCGCTACGGCGCGCAGGCCATGGGTGAGATCCTGCCGCTGCAGATTCTGTTCAGCGCGGCGTTCTTCCTGTCGGTGGGCCTGCAGCTGGACCTGGGGTTCGTGGCGGGCAACCTGGGGCTGGTGCTGGGCGCCGCCGCGCTGATCGCGCTGCTGAAGGTGGTGGTGACGTCCGTCAGCGTGCGCCTGCTGGGCGAGGACTGGCGCACGGCCCTGCCGGTGGCGCTGCTGACCGGGCAGGTCGGGGAGTTCTCGTTCGTGCTGGCCACGACGGGCGCGGCGCTGGGCCTGAGTTTCGCAGGCCTGGGCGAGCGCGGTACTGGGGTGTTCATCGCGGCGACGGTGCTGCTCATGGCGTTCACGCCCGCCCTGGCGGCGCTGGCGGGGCCGCTGCTGACGCGCCTGCCCTCCCCCGCCCCGGCGCGTACGCCCGGCGCCGATCCGGACGCGGATGGCGGCTCGCATGGGCTGCCCGTCCGAGACCGCGTGGTGTTCCTGGGCTACGGCGCGCACGCCCGGCTGGCTGCGCGGGCCCTGAGCCGCGCGGGACAGCCGTACTCGGTGGTCACGCGCAGCCCGGACGGCGCCAGTGAACTTCAGGGGCGCGGCGCGCCGGTCCTGATCGCGGACTACACCCGCGCGGGGCTACTGCGCGACCTGAGCATCGACTCGGCCCGCGCGGTCGTCATCGCGGACGACGACACCGAGATGACCGAACGGACCCTGAGTGTCCTGCGCACAGTCGCGCCGCAGGTGCAGGTCATCACGCGCGCCAGCTCAGCCGAGGGGTTCGCGGGGTTGCAGGCGCTGGGCGCCCAGCACGTCCTGAGCGCCCACAAGGAGGTCGCGGCGGGCATCCTCGACCTGCTGACCCCACCGGAGGTCACGCGGGCGGAACTGTCCCGCCACCTCGCCGAGCACCCGCCCGTGACCCTGAGCGCCACGCAGCGCGCCCAGTGCGAGCACGCCGCGCACAACGCCGGGCCGGTCACGCCCGAGGCGGACGTGTGCCTGGAGTGCGTGGCCGCCGGGGACACCTGGGTGCACCTGCGGGTGTGCATGACCTGCGGGCACGTCGGCTGCTGCGATTCAAGCAAGAACCGCCACGCGACCCGCCACGCGCAGGGTCAGGGGCACCCGGTCATCCGCAGCGCCGAGCCCGGCGAGGACTGGGCGTACTGCTACGAGCACCGCTGGACGAAATAA
- a CDS encoding carbohydrate kinase family protein yields MTERPLVSLGDLTWDVLAKPDTLLLPGGDSTGRIELSGGGSAANLAVWARRSGTGRAVHFVGKIGQDRFGELAVAELQAEGVAADVIESAEHPTGVILGLIDRRGQRAMLTGQGADWELLPHELPSEVLRACGHLHLTAWSLFRDPPRSAALHAAQLARAGGATLSLDPGSFQMIQSMGREVFLRILDRLPVDILFPNDDEARAMSGRGDRHEAMDWFRARFPDALIVMKLDEDGVLIEGPAQARVQVPATPDRAVDATGAGDAFGGAFLAEWLRHGDAGRAARLAVQVGGWVVSRFGARPPADEELRARIATHAGGAA; encoded by the coding sequence ATGACTGAACGACCGCTGGTTTCGCTGGGAGACCTGACCTGGGACGTGCTGGCGAAGCCGGACACCCTGCTGCTGCCCGGAGGGGACAGCACGGGCCGCATTGAACTCTCGGGCGGGGGCAGCGCCGCTAACCTGGCCGTCTGGGCGCGGCGATCCGGGACGGGGCGCGCCGTGCATTTCGTCGGGAAGATCGGGCAGGACCGGTTCGGTGAGCTGGCCGTGGCGGAACTCCAGGCCGAGGGCGTCGCGGCGGACGTCATCGAGAGCGCCGAGCACCCCACGGGCGTCATCCTGGGCCTGATTGACCGGCGGGGGCAGCGCGCCATGCTGACCGGCCAGGGCGCCGACTGGGAACTCCTGCCGCACGAGCTGCCCAGCGAGGTGCTGCGCGCCTGCGGGCACCTGCACCTGACCGCCTGGAGCCTGTTCCGCGACCCGCCCCGCTCGGCCGCGCTGCACGCCGCGCAGCTGGCCCGCGCGGGCGGCGCGACCCTCAGCCTGGACCCCGGCAGCTTCCAGATGATCCAGAGCATGGGCCGCGAGGTGTTCCTGCGCATCCTGGACCGCCTGCCCGTGGACATCCTGTTCCCGAACGACGATGAGGCCCGCGCCATGAGCGGCCGCGGGGACCGCCACGAAGCCATGGACTGGTTCCGGGCGCGCTTCCCGGACGCCCTGATCGTCATGAAACTCGACGAGGACGGCGTGCTGATCGAAGGGCCCGCGCAGGCGCGCGTGCAGGTCCCCGCCACCCCGGACCGCGCCGTGGACGCCACGGGCGCCGGGGACGCCTTCGGCGGCGCGTTCCTGGCCGAGTGGCTCCGGCACGGCGACGCCGGACGCGCCGCGCGCCTGGCCGTGCAGGTGGGCGGCTGGGTCGTGTCGCGCTTCGGGGCGCGCCCACCCGCCGACGAGGAACTGCGCGCCCGGATCGCCACGCACGCCGGAGGTGCCGCGTGA